A region of Dioscorea cayenensis subsp. rotundata cultivar TDr96_F1 chromosome 5, TDr96_F1_v2_PseudoChromosome.rev07_lg8_w22 25.fasta, whole genome shotgun sequence DNA encodes the following proteins:
- the LOC120261616 gene encoding subtilisin-like protease SBT3, translating to MSSVINGAPWLTSVGAGTIDRKFVATVSLGNGTETIRGLSTYPKRLFLSNIPLYYGLGNTTSKESCDSLHPNPKKVAGKIVFCTVVSEFDMYDQINKLSQLAVKGAIFATDLREFLLPTSYYIPFVAVSLSKRKVIKSYMAEATKMAAVSISFGETKLGTKPAPQVAFFSSRGPSQISPTILKPDILAPGVNVLAAWVPNRVFAQVGNDSLFTNYALVSGTSMASPHVIGIAAMIKSVHRDWSSAAIRSAMMTTADTTDNTGNWIIDMSSDTAGSPLAYGAGHINPNKAMDPGLVYDITVQDYIDFLCGLNYTNSQISTITRRSNCSCTKANLDLNYPSFTVILNNANMTTFRFKRVLTNVESTTTRYQAAVRASKGMKVLVKQQTLNFNGLNSKQEFSVRVDIDLSKSARKQSEYLGNYGYLSWYEIGGKHVVTSPIVSTFAASHKDYTI from the coding sequence ATGTCCTCTGTCATCAACGGAGCTCCATGGTTGACATCAGTTGGAGCAGGGACGATTGACAGAAAATTTGTTGCTACTGTGTCCCTTGGCAATGGCACTGAGACCATCAGAGGGCTATCGACCTATCCAAAGAGGTTGTTTCTATCCAATATACCACTCTACTATGGTCTGGGGAACACTACTAGCAAGGAGTCCTGTGACAGCCTCCATCCTAATCCAAAGAAGGTAGCGGGAAAGATAGTGTTCTGCACAGTGGTCTCTGAATTTGACATGTATGATcagataaataaattatctcAACTAGCAGTCAAGGGAGCGATCTTCGCTACAGATCTTCGAGAGTTCCTTCTTCCCACAAGTTACTACATACCGTTTGTTGCCGTTAGCTTGTCCAAGAGGAAGGTGATCAAGAGCTACATGGCGGAAGCAACTAAAATGGCAGCAGTGAGCATCTCATTTGGAGAGACAAAGCTTGGCACGAAGCCTGCTCCCCAGGTAGCATTCTTCTCCTCCCGGGGTCCAAGCCAAATAAGCCCTACCATCCTGAAGCCAGACATATTGGCTCCAGGGGTTAACGTCTTAGCTGCCTGGGTGCCGAACAGAGTTTTTGCTCAGGTTGGCAATGATAGCCTTTTCACAAACTATGCATTGGTCTCGGGAACGTCCATGGCTTCACCGCATGTAATCGGCATTGCAGCTATGATCAAATCAGTGCACAGGGACTGGAGTTCAGCTGCCATTCGCTCCGCCATGATGACCACTGCCGATACAACTGATAACACTGGGAACTGGATTATTGACATGAGCAGTGACACAGCAGGATCACCTCTGGCATATGGAGCAGGGCACATAAACCCTAACAAGGCCATGGATCCAGGCCTTGTGTATGATATCACTGTGCAAGACTACATCGATTTCTTGTGTGGGCTAAACTACACAAATTCACAGATTAGCACGATCACCAGGCGGTCCAACTGCAGCTGCACCAAAGCCAACCTTGATCTAAACTACCCTTCCTTCACAGTGATCCTCAACAATGCAAACATGACAACTTTTAGATTTAAAAGAGTCCTGACGAATGTTGAGAGCACAACAACAAGATATCAGGCTGCAGTGAGGGCATCAAAGGGGATGAAGGTGCTTGTGAAGCAACAAACGCTCAATTTCAATGGTTTGAACAGCAAACAAGAGTTTTCGGTAAGGGTGGACATAGACCTGAGCAAATCTGCTAGAAAACAGAGTGAATACTTGGGAAACTATGGCTATCTTAGTTGGTACGAGATTGGAGGCAAACATGTGGTCACTAGTCCCATAGTTTCCACCTTTGCAGCTTCACATAAGGACTACACAATCTAG
- the LOC120261622 gene encoding subtilisin-like protease SBT1.4: protein MALSFLFFILISCTVLLSSKANNDQRSYIIHMDASAMPAPFLKSESWHVAILSSLSEPATHLYSYKHVMKGFSAVLTSTQLEQIKQVPGHIASYPDSYGQLLTTHTPKFLGLTTESGLWSTSNYGSSMIIGILDTGIWPESQSFKDDEMPPVPKRWKGRCETGTAFNSSLCNRKLIGARSFSKGHKHHGLKVRKSIDYDSPRDYFGHGTHTSSTAAGRPVADVSYFGYAKGVATGMAPKAHIAMYKVVFAEDTVHTAGADILAGMNQAIEDGVDLMSLSLGLGVAPYYRDIIANGSICSHGERNFCSMCGWQQWP from the coding sequence ATGGCGCTCAGTTTCCTGTTTTTCATACTTATATCATGTACTGTTTTATTATCATCAAAGGCGAACAATGATCAGAGATCATACATTATCCACATGGATGCCTCAGCAATGCCTGCTCCTTTCTTGAAGTCTGAAAGCTGGCATGTGGCAATACTCTCATCACTTTCAGAACCAGCAACCCACTTATACTCATACAAGCATGTCATGAAGGGCTTCAGTGCTGTACTCACATCGACACAGCTTGAGCAGATCAAGCAAGTTCCTGGGCACATCGCAAGCTATCCTGACTCATATGGTCAGCTCCTGACCACACACACGCCAAAGTTCCTCGGCCTGACAACAGAATCTGGTCTCTGGTCAACATCTAACTATGGCAGCAGCATGATCATTGGTATTTTAGACACCGGGATTTGGCCGGAGAGTCAGAGCTTCAAAGATGATGAAATGCCTCCAGTGCCGAAGAGATGGAAAGGGAGATGTGAGACGGGCACTGCATTCAATTCTTCACTTTGCAATCGGAAGCTGATTGGAGCAAGATCCTTCAGCAAAGGGCATAAGCACCATGGCCTTAAGGTACGAAAATCCATTGACTATGACTCCCCCAGGGACTACTTTGGCCATGGCACCCACACCTCATCCACAGCAGCTGGGAGACCAGTTGCCGATGTGAGCTACTTTGGCTATGCCAAAGGCGTTGCTACTGGAATGGCACCCAAGGCCCACATTGCCATGTACAAGGTCGTCTTTGCTGAAGACACCGTCCACACTGCAGGCGCAGACATCCTCGCCGGCATGAATCAAGCCATAGAAGATGGAGTCGACCTGATGTCTTTATCCCTCGGCTTGGGGGTAGCACCCTACTATCGTGACATTATTGCAAATGGGAGCATTTGCAGCCATGGAGAAAGGAATTTTTGTAGCATGTGCGGCTGGCAACAGTGGCCCTAA
- the LOC120260829 gene encoding 40S ribosomal protein S10-1-like — protein MIISKKNRHEICKYLFQEGVLYAKKDYNLEKHPLIDVPNLQVIKLMQSFKSREYVRETFAWMHYYWYLTNDGIEYLRTFLNLPSEIVPATLKKSTRAPSRPFGSGPPGDRPRGPPRFEGDRPRFGDRDGYRGGPRGGGGEFGGEKGGAPPEFQPSFRGAGSRPGFGRGGGGGGGGFGGAGAPALE, from the exons ATG ATCATCTCCAAGAAGAATCGTCATGAGATCTGCAAGTATCTCTTCCAAG AGGGAGTGCTGTACGCGAAGAAGGATTACAACCTGGAGAAGCATCCGCTGATCGATGTGCCGAACCTGCAAGTGATCAAGCTGATGCAGAGCTTCAAGTCCAGGGAGTACGTTCGGGAGACTTTTGCCTGGATGCACTACTACTGGTATCTCACTAACGATGGCATAGAATATCTCCGTACTTTCCTTAATCTCCCGTCCGAGATCGTCCCAGCGACCCTTAAGAAGTCTACCAGAGCTCCTTCCCGCCCGTTTGGCTCCGGGCCACCGGGCGACCGCCCTAG GGGTCCGCCACGCTTTGAGGGTGACAGGCCGAGATTTGGGGACAGGGATGGCTACAGAGGAGGTCCtcgtggtggtggtggtgagttTGGTGGAGAGAAAGGTGGTGCTCCGCCTGAATTCCAACCATCATTCAGG GGAGCCGGTAGCAGGCCAGGATTTGGtcgcggtggtggtggtggtggtggtggttttgGTGGAGCTGGTGCACCAGCTCTTGAGTAA
- the LOC120260828 gene encoding subtilisin-like protease SBT3, with protein MNHNVLSKLLFFSLILLLCNASDDHRLAYIIHMDVSAKPAPFSDLESWHMSILSSISSSTFGEKPATHLYSYSHVIQGFSAVLSLRQLENIKQVPGHVATYADSYGKLHTTHTPQFLGLSSGSALWPASNYGNGMIIGMIDTGIWPESQSFNDDGLPPVPERWKGTCVTGTEFNSSLCNRKLIGARYFSKGLKQAGINISNADDYESPRDYEGHGSHTSSTAAGSPVSGANYFGYAPGTAIGMAPKAHIAMYKVLFAADTWDSAATDVLAGMDQAIIDGVDLMSLSLGFFKTPYHDDIVAMGAFAALKKGIFVSCSAGNDGPHAYTIINGAPWLTSVAAGKIDREFVATVNLGNGDKIIRGLSVYPERLFVSNVSLYYGLGNTSKESCSSLSLDKNEVAGKIVFCTLTDDVNVYSQMDEVLRVEAEGAICVSDLGEFLFPKDYFMPFVVVSTSEGQLIKKYITGTTNMAAVSITFIETELGTMPAPKAAFFSSRGPSRISPGILKPDILAPGINILAAWAPNRAFAPIGNDYLVTDYALVSGTSMASPHIIGIAAIIKSVHRNWSSAAIRSAMMTTADTADNTGKPIIDMISGIAGSPLEYGAGHINPNKAMDPGLVYDITVQDYIDFLCGLNYTSLQIGMIIGKANYTCIRANLDLNYPSFMVILNNTNTTTGTFKRVLTNVGSSVTSSYRSVVRVPEGMKIYVEPQTLIFNEWNSTQEFSVRVDIDLSKSTGPQSEYLGNYGYLSWNEIGGEHAVTSTIVSAFAP; from the coding sequence ATGAATCACAATGTTCTTTCCAagttattattcttttctctaatTCTATTATTATGTAATGCTTCTGATGATCATCGGCTAGCTTATATAATACACATGGATGTATCGGCAAAGCCAGCTCCCTTCTCCGACTTGGAGAGTTGGCACATGTCGATACTGTCATCTATTTCTTCATCCACGTTTGGCGAAAAACCGGCAACACACCTATACTCATACAGTCATGTCATACAAGGCTTTAGTGCGGTACTATCACTTCGACAACTTGAGAACATCAAACAAGTCCCTGGTCATGTAGCAACTTATGCCGACTCGTATGGCAAATTACACACCACACACACACCCCAGTTCCTCGGCCTGAGCTCTGGCTCCGCGCTCTGGCCGGCTTCCAATTATGGCAATGGCATGATCATTGGTATGATAGACACCGGAATTTGGCCCGAAAGCCAGAGTTTTAATGATGATGGACTGCCTCCAGTGCCGGAGAGATGGAAAGGAACATGTGTAACAGGTACTGAATTCAACTCTTCACTCTGTAACAGGAAGTTGATTGGAGCAAGATACTTTAGCAAAGGACTTAAGCAGGCCGGAATTAACATATCAAATGCCGATGATTATGAGTCACCTAGAGACTATGAAGGCCATGGTTCTCACACTTCGTCCACCGCAGCCGGAAGTCCAGTCTCCGGTGCCAATTACTTTGGTTACGCACCGGGCACCGCCATTGGAATGGCACCAAAAGCCCACATTGCCATGTACAAAGTTTTATTTGCCGCAGACACGTGGGATTCGGCAGCCACCGATGTGCTAGCCGGAATGGACCAAGCAATAATTGACGGAGTTGATCTCATGTCATTGTCACTTGGCTTCTTTAAAACACCATACCACGATGATATTGTTGCAATGGGAGCTTTCGCGGCATTGAAGAAGGGTATCTTTGTTTCATGCTCTGCAGGGAATGATGGTCCTCATGCCTATACAATCATCAATGGAGCTCCATGGCTAACATCAGTTGCTGCAGGGAAAATAGACAGAGAATTCGTTGCCACTGTGAACCTGGGCAATGGAGATAAAATCATCAGAGGATTATCAGTCTATCCAGAGAGATTATTTGTATCAAATGTATCACTTTACTATGGACTGGGGAATACCAGTAAAGAGTCTTGTAGTAGCCTATCTCTGGACAAAAACGAAGTTGCCGGAAAGATAGTCTTCTGCACTCTGACAGACGACGTTAATGTCTACTCTCAGATGGATGAAGTGTTAAGAGTTGAAGCCGAAGGAGCCATCTGTGTTTCTGATCTTGGAGAATTTTTGTTTCCAAAAGATTACTTCATGCCATTTGTTGTTGTGAGTACGTCGGAGGGTCAGTTGATCAAGAAATACATCACAGGAACAACTAACATGGCAGCAGTTAGTATCACATTCATAGAAACAGAGCTTGGAACAATGCCTGCTCCAAAGGCTGCTTTCTTCTCCTCTCGGGGACCGAGTCGAATAAGCCCGGGAATCCTGAAGCCTGACATACTGGCTCCAGGGATTAACATCTTAGCTGCCTGGGCACCGAACAGAGCTTTCGCTCCAATTGGCAATGACTATCTAGTCACAGACTATGCATTGGTCTCTGGTACTTCCATGGCCTCCCCTCATATTATCGGCATTGCAGCCATAATCAAATCGGTGCACAGGAACTGGAGCTCGGCCGCAATTCGGTCAGCAATGATGACCACTGCTGATACGGCTGATAACACTGGAAAACCGATCATTGACATGATCAGCGGTATAGCGGGATCACCGCTGGAATATGGAGCAGGGCATATAAACCCCAACAAAGCCATGGATCCAGGCCTTGTCTACGATATCACTGTGCAAGACTACATTGATTTCCTGTGTGGTCTAAACTACACTAGTCTTCAGATTGGAATGATCATTGGAAAGGCTAACTACACATGTATCAGGGCCAACCTTGACTTGAACTATCCTTCATTCATGGTAATCCTCAACAATACAAACACAACAACTGGTACATTCAAGAGAGTTCTGACGAATGTTGGGAGTTCTGTAACAAGTAGTTATCGTTCAGTGGTAAGAGTGCCGGAAGGGATGAAGATTTATGTAGAGCCTCAGACACTGATCTTCAACGAGTGGAATAGCACTCAAGAGTTCTCAGTCAGGGTTGACATAGACCTGAGTAAATCTACTGGACCACAGAGTGAATACTTGGGGAATTATGGTTATCTAAGCTGGAATGAAATTGGAGGCGAGCATGCTGTCACTAGTACAATTGTGTCTGCCTTTGCACCATGA